The region TTCGTGGCCATGAACATGGTACGCCACAATTCCGCCGCGCTTGCCGCCGTGGAGGCCACCCAATCTATCGAGATTATTGCAACACTGCTGGGTGAAATTATACTGTTGGGCATCGTTTGGCCGGGCCCTTTGGCCAATATTGGCATGCTGCTGGTGATGGGCGGGCTGGTGCTCTACAGCATCCCAGCACGGCAAAAAGCCTTTCGGATGCCAAAAGTAAAGTGGCGGTAAGTTATACTTTGTTGCCCGCGACTGCTACCTGCTTATGCGCAAGGGCAGCCGTAGGTGCCGTGTTGCCTGCCTTATGCCGCGGCTTCAACCCAAAAGGAACCCGTAGCCAGTTAAAGGGCATGATCAGGTAGCGCACCAGTATAAAACAAAGTATAAACGTGGCCAGGCTGATGAAGGTGAACTTGGTGCCGATGCTCCAGTTAAGATCGCGCATGTAAAAGCCGAGGGCAACGATTAGGGTCTGGTGCAGGATGTAAAAGGGGTAGACCATTTCGTTTGCCCTTGCCAGGTGCTTGCTTTTGAAATGGAGGTGCTGCAGGGCAAAACCAAGTATAACCATGAGCCAAAACCAGCGGTTACTTTGCTTCAGCACGTGGTAAACTGCCAGATCTGCGCCTGCCAGGTTGGTATCCTGGAACCAGTAGAACGTATAAAGGATCGTCACCGTGGTCAGTGCGGCTATTATACTATACCAGCGTATGCTTCTGATCCTTTCCTGCAACTCTGGCATTTTCATCAACAGAAAACCGATTAAAAAGACAGAAATGTAGAGGAAGTGGTTCGCCCAGTCGTCGATAAGGGCGTTGGTGGCCGGGAAGCGCTCGTTTAAAAGTACACCGCCTATACTTAGCCATAGTGCCGGCACTGCCAGCAGCACCCAGCCTTTTATATGTTCCTGTTTTATATTTGCCTTGCGGATGTACACAAGCAGCGGCAACAGCAACAGGCTATAACAGAAGATATAGGCCAGGTACCAGAGGTGATGCCAGCTGAAATTACCCTCCGGGTAAGGCTCAAACGCAAATATGGTGGGGTAGAAGCTGAGGTAGTCGGTGGCGGACCCTTGCACCACGCGCTCAAAGTATACCTGGGGCGGCACCACCAGCAGCATGCCCACCAGCAGCGGTACCAAGATCCGCTTCAGCCGGTCCTTGGCGAAGGTGCCGGCGCTGCGGTAGCCCATCGCAAAGTATACGCCCACGCCCGATATCAGGAAGATGAGCGACATGCGCCACTGGCTCATAAAGAGCATGGGCCGCTCCAGCGTTTCGCTGATTGCCGCGTTCTTGATATGCCACTCCCAGCTCACGAAGAACATGCCGGTGTGGTAAAAGATGAGCAGCGAAAAGGCCAGCACCCGCAGCCAGTCGAACTCATAACGTCTGATTTTAATTTCTTTTTCCATAGCGATTCGTTTTGATGCAAACCTACTGATGGAAGTATGGAAAGGAAGCATGTGCCGGTAAGTGCGAGGTGCTACTTTATCGGGAAGTACTAAAACTAGCCCAAAATGGCCTTTTTACGGTACTCGCCCGGTGTCTGCCCGGTCTGTTTTTTAAAGGCGGCGCTAAAGGCTGACTTCGACAGGTAGCCCACCTGCTCAGCCACTTCCTCCACCTTGAGGTGCTGCTGCGCCGGGTCGGCAAGTATGGCTTTGGCCTCTTGAATCCGCAGCCCGGCCAGGTACTCGAAAAAGCTCTTGCCCAGCCGCTCGTTCAGGCTCTGCGAAAGGTAGTGCGGCGAGGTGTGCAGTTGCCTGGCCAGCGCGGGCAGGGAGGCCGAGGGTTGGGTATAGAACTTAGCGTCTTCTGCCACCTTTAGCTTCTGCAGCAGGTCTTGCTTGGCCTCCTCGCTCAGGGCTGATTTCTCATACTTTACCTGCACCACCGGCTGAAAGAAGGCGGAGTCGGTAATGATCTTATAGCTGGCAAAAAAAAGCTGCAGCACCAGGAAGGTGGCCAGGATATGGTCACCCAAATCGTGCTCGTAGTTCAGTTTGGTTATGAGGATCACTAAAAGGGAGGCAATGAAAAAAAGCAGCAGGAACCTGGCCCAGGTGTAGAAGTATGGATTAGGGGAGTCGGAGGCTTTTCGGGTTTTCAGGAGCCAAAAGCAGAGGCCTATGTAGAGCAGGATGTGCAGTATCGTGAGCTCGTTTACGTACTTAGTTAAGTGCAGCGGGTCCCAGTAGAGTTTTATGGTAACCGACAATTGCTCCATCTCCGGAAAATAGGCCCCCAGGTAGGCGTTATACTTTATTTCCTCGGGCTGTATGTAAAACAGGGTGTGGTAAAGAAAGTATACTCCAAATGGAATGAAGTGGAGCCATTGCCTGCGTGCCCAGCTGTTGCCGTTCAGGCTTCGGAAAAGTAGGTAAGTCAGCGGGCCCACAGCAAAGTTGGCCGGCTCGGAGAAGTCCACCAGGGGCAGCACCCGGAACATCAGGCCGCTGTAGCAGAGGAAGACTTCCAACACCAAAACGGCGAACGTGAACACAAGGGCAGCCAGCAGCAGGTGGTGGTAGGGCTGCCGGTGCGGCCTGCGGGCCAGGAACAACAAACCCAGGAAAAAGCCCTGCACCACCCCCACCAACAGTATGGCGGCATACCAATCGAAGCGGAAGAAGGTTTCTGTTAGCGGCATCGGCAAGTATATGTGGAAGCTTATACTGAATAAGGTGCAGGCACTCTACAATTTTACTTATTTCCTGCCACACTTGTAGCTTACGGCAACAAAAAAGCCCGGACCACTGGCCCGGGCTCTCACCTTAATCAAACAATGGCATGCTCATTATGGTCTGCCGCCCCAGTTACCCCGGCGCTCCTGGTTCATCTCTGTGGCCTCGCCGCTGATGAACTTGCGCAGGTTATAGGTAAAGGTCAGCATGAAGTAGCGCTGCAGTACCGACGACTGCACATCTTCCACGTAGTCGGCGGCGATATTACGCTGAATGCTCACGTTCTGCTTCAGCAAATCGTTCACGCTCAGACTGATCTCGCCCTGCTGGTTCCTAAACACCTTCTTTCCTAGGCTCATGTTCCAGAGCAGGTAGCTGTCGTCCACGCCTGCGGATAGTCCGGTGTTATATTGGTGGTTGAGCTCTGTGCGGTACACAATGCCTTTCCAGATGATGGTGTTCAGGCGCAGGTTCGTGCTGTGGTTGTAGAAGTTGTTGTTCTGGTTGGTGCGCAGCGTGTTCTCTACCAGGTTGTAGCTACCGGTGGTGGAGAGGTTAAAGTCCACGTTCTCGCTGATGTTGCTGCTCAGGCTCAGGCCTGCCCTGAAGTTGGTGTTGTTAGCATAGTTGATCTCCTCATCGATCATACCCGGGGTTCTGGAGTATCCCACCGAGCCGTTCAGGTTCAGGTTAGAGCTGATGAAGTTGACCGGCTGGCCGTAGTTAAAGAACGACCGAACGCTCCAGTAGCCATCCAGGTTCTCGGGGCGTGAAAAACGTGCGCCCGGGCGGTACGTGTAATTCTCTGGCAGCTCAAACGGCACATCACGGGTGTAAATACTGTTGGCGATGTATTTCTGTGTCATCGTACCGAATATGCCCATAAAGAACACCTTGTTGGTCTCGGCGTTGAAGTTACGGAAGCGCATGAACAGCCTGTTCTGGTACTCCTGGTCCAGGTTCGGGTTACCGATGCGTGGCTGCAGGGGGTTCGAGATGTCCAGCACGTTCTGCAGCTGCTCCACGGACGGTTCGTTTGTCGAGGTGCTGTAATTGATCCTCAGGTTCGTGGACTTCGAGAACTTGTATTCATACTCGGCAGAAGGCAGTACGTTAGTGAAGTCTCTCTTCAGGCGGTACTGCTCCGGGAACTGGCTCTCGCCGCGCAGGGTGGCATACTGGTAGCGGGCATTCAGCTGGAAAGTGGTTTTTTCTGTTCTGTACTGGTAGCTCGGCCCAAATCGCTGTGCTACATAATCGCTCTGGAAAGTATTGCTCAGCGGGGTGTTAAAGTTGTTGTAGGCCCCATCATTCTCTACATAGTCATAGGTTCTGCGGTCGGAGTCGTTGTTGCGGTTGCTGATGTTGTACTCCAGCTGCAGGCGTGAGTTCTCACCCAGGCGCTGGGAGTAATCCAGGTTACCCGACCAGGAAAAGTTGCTTCTGCTCAGGTTGATGTACTGGTTACGCGTCACGTCGCGCTCCGGATCCATAAAGTTGGAGGTATTCTCCAATTGGTATGTATCACCGTCCGTGTCCGTATACCTGGTGTCGATGTCCACGGTCAGGATTCTCCCGGAGTCGCCGAAGCGGTGGGAGTAGAGTATGTTGTTGCCGATGTTCAGGCTGGTGTTGTCCGCGTTGTCGGAGTTAATGGAGTTTGTCAGCTCCTCGCCGTTAGCAATGGTGCTGGCGTTACGGCCCGTAAACGACTGGTTTCGCTGAATAGAGATATTCGGCCTCACCAACAGCCTGTTGTTCTCGTTGATGTTGTACTGCAACCTGAAATTGAAGCGGTGGCTGTCAGAGATATCCTGGTTCTGGCTGTTTTCAGTATAGGTGGTGTCGCTGTTCACAAAGTCACGGAAGCGGTACTGGTTGTTGATTACATCACGGTTTGTGTAGTTGTAGTTGCCGCCTACCTCGATCTTCTTGCCCCACTTGTCGTTGTAGTTCAGCCCGAAGTTGTCTGTGTTGATGATACCATTCGGAGAGCCGCCGCCCCAGCCTCTGCGGCCACGCATGCCGCCACCCGGTGTTTCACCGATCGAGAAATCGAACATGTTGATGTTATTGGTAAGGCCCGTGGCCGTGATGCGGCGGTCGCCATTGAAGTAGTTGACGGTAGCACCCACCATATAGCGCTCGTCGGTGCCATACCCAGCCGAGGCCTTGCCCACGTAGCCATGGCGCTTGTCCTTTTTAGTAACGAAGTTGAGCGTTTTGATGCGGTTGCCATCGTCGAAGCCACTGAAGGCGGCGCGGTCGCTCTGGCCGTCAAACACCTGCACGCTCTCGATCATGTCGGCAGAGAGGTTGCGTACGGCAGAGTTTACGTCTTCGCCGGTGTAGCGCTTGCCGTCTATCATCACCTGCTGCACATCCTCGCCCTGCGCCTGTATCTTGCCGTCCTGCACGGTTACGCCCGGCATTTTGGTGACCAGGTCCTCGGCGCTGGCATCCGGGGCGGTTTTAAAGGCCTTGGCGTTAAACTGGGAAGTATCGCCTTTCTGCTCGCCAAGCGGCGCGCGTCCAATCACCTGTACTTCCTGCAGGCCGGTGGCCCCGTCGCGCAGCAGCAACTGGCCCAGGTTTACGGGTGTACCTGCTACCTGGAAAGTTCGGGTAAACTTTTCAAAGCCAATGTAGTTGATTTCCAGCGTGTATTGGCCCTGCGCCACGCGCTCAAACCGGAAGCGGCCCTCGCCGTCAGTAGCCGTGACGGTCTTGGTGGCGTCGGCGGTGCGCGTCAGCACCACGTTGGCTCCCGGGAGCGCCGACTTATCGCCGGAACTCTGCACCGTGCCCGACACGGAGGTGGTTTGTGCGAATGCCTGCAGCACGGCTACAAACATCAGTAAAGTAGTTAAAACCCTTTTCATGAATGATATGAATGTGATAGTAAGTCTTCGTGTTTAGACAGAGGTATCACAGCTTGGTTTAACCTGTCCATGAAATATTCTTAATATTAAGTAGAGGGGGGCGGTTGGTATTGCCTGGATGTTATTTTGCAGGGAGAAATACATAAAACAAATAGCTGCCGGACAGGTTACTTTTATGCCCGCAAGCGTATAAAAAGCAGCTGCAGAAGATCTGCCTGCGTTAGCCTCTCCCGGCTATACCAAACCACCTGCTTTTCCCGTCTGCAGCAGCACCTATACTTTTTAAAACTACCCCCCGTGGCCACGAACAGTGTCATATCCGATTTTCTGAGACGAAGGCTGGTGCAGCCGGTCTCTAACCTGCTGCGACAGGGCATGACGCCGCGCAGCCTGGCGGCTACAGTGTCGGCGGGCTGTGTCATTGGCGTAGTGCCCGCCATTGGCGTGGCAACGATACTGGCTACTGCCGTGGCAGCCCGTTTTCGGCTGAACATTGCGGCCACGGTGCTCGTGAGCTATCTGGTGCAGCCTTTACAGCTGTTACTGGCTATTCCGTTTATCCGGCTGGGTATTTCTTTTTTCGGGCTGGGCGAACTACGGCTTACGCTGAGCGAGATGCAGGCCATGTTCCAGGCCGACTGGCTGGATGCGATCGGTAAACTCTGGATGGCGAACCTGGCGGGCATTGCTGCCTGGGCTCTACTTTCTGTTCCGGTGGGGGTAGCCTTATACTTCATCCTTCAGCCGGTTCTGCAGCGGGTGCTGCCGAAACCTTCGCCCTTGGTTGTGGTGGAGGGGGAAGGCGCGACGCTGGAAGTGTAGCGTTCTCTTAAGCAGGGATTACCTGGTCGAATTCCACTCTGATCTGCACCCTCTCGGCAAGTAATTCTGTGGCAGGCATCACGTTCACCCGGTCCGCTTCCTGGAAATATCTCGCGAGTCCTTTCACTATACCAATAGCAAATCCGGCCATCCTGCGCTTGGAGTGGTAATCGATAATGAGCGTGTTTTTGCCCACTTTGGTGACATACAACGGAGGTGGGTTGGTGTCGGCATTCTCCAGCTTTATGCTGCCATGCATGTGGGAGCCGATGTACTGCAGCATGTCGTAGGTTTTCCAGGAGGGATTCACGAATTTTTTAAAGACCAGCAACAGGTCAGGCACCAGGAATTCGCCAAAGTCTTGCTGAAATTCCGGGTAGGGAATCCCTTCCAGCAGTGCACCTTTCGCCATGATAGTATAGAGCTCCGAGACGGGGTAGGTCCCGTGCATCTGATAAGGCGCTGCCACCCGGTCTATGCCTTCTTCTTCCAGTATTCTGATCCAGGTGCTGTAATCGTGCCTGCTTTCCAGGTAACGCTTCAGAAAGAGGAAGATGGACCCGTGCATGAGGTCGTTCTTTATTCCGTGCATCGGCTAAAAGGTTGAAAAGGTGTTGAGTGTTGGTACGTATAAAGGTAACTGTCGCTGCAGCGACATAGGTATTACGGGAGAAAGCCGTGAAAGTAGAGGTACTAAATCCCTGCGAACTATCCTTATCCAAAGATTCTTGCGTGCTCATCGCCCCGTCTCCGTTAAAGTATAAAATATTGATGAAAGCAAAACAGCCAGCCCCATTTCGGGAGCTGGCTGCTTTACTTTATACTTACACACGCTGCACTTCCTAGGTCGTCTCCAGGATCTTGAACAGCTCGTCGAGTTTCGGTGTCAGGATGATCTCGGTGCGGCGGTTCTTCTGGCGGGCCTCCTTTGTCTTGGCCTCGTCCAGCGGAACGTACTTCGAGCGGCCTGATGGTGTTACGCGGGTAGGATCTACGCCGGCGTTGGCCAGGATGCGGGTGATCTCCGTGGCGCGGAGCAC is a window of Pontibacter kalidii DNA encoding:
- a CDS encoding acyltransferase family protein, which translates into the protein MEKEIKIRRYEFDWLRVLAFSLLIFYHTGMFFVSWEWHIKNAAISETLERPMLFMSQWRMSLIFLISGVGVYFAMGYRSAGTFAKDRLKRILVPLLVGMLLVVPPQVYFERVVQGSATDYLSFYPTIFAFEPYPEGNFSWHHLWYLAYIFCYSLLLLPLLVYIRKANIKQEHIKGWVLLAVPALWLSIGGVLLNERFPATNALIDDWANHFLYISVFLIGFLLMKMPELQERIRSIRWYSIIAALTTVTILYTFYWFQDTNLAGADLAVYHVLKQSNRWFWLMVILGFALQHLHFKSKHLARANEMVYPFYILHQTLIVALGFYMRDLNWSIGTKFTFISLATFILCFILVRYLIMPFNWLRVPFGLKPRHKAGNTAPTAALAHKQVAVAGNKV
- a CDS encoding helix-turn-helix transcriptional regulator, which encodes MPLTETFFRFDWYAAILLVGVVQGFFLGLLFLARRPHRQPYHHLLLAALVFTFAVLVLEVFLCYSGLMFRVLPLVDFSEPANFAVGPLTYLLFRSLNGNSWARRQWLHFIPFGVYFLYHTLFYIQPEEIKYNAYLGAYFPEMEQLSVTIKLYWDPLHLTKYVNELTILHILLYIGLCFWLLKTRKASDSPNPYFYTWARFLLLFFIASLLVILITKLNYEHDLGDHILATFLVLQLFFASYKIITDSAFFQPVVQVKYEKSALSEEAKQDLLQKLKVAEDAKFYTQPSASLPALARQLHTSPHYLSQSLNERLGKSFFEYLAGLRIQEAKAILADPAQQHLKVEEVAEQVGYLSKSAFSAAFKKQTGQTPGEYRKKAILG
- a CDS encoding TonB-dependent receptor, which gives rise to MKRVLTTLLMFVAVLQAFAQTTSVSGTVQSSGDKSALPGANVVLTRTADATKTVTATDGEGRFRFERVAQGQYTLEINYIGFEKFTRTFQVAGTPVNLGQLLLRDGATGLQEVQVIGRAPLGEQKGDTSQFNAKAFKTAPDASAEDLVTKMPGVTVQDGKIQAQGEDVQQVMIDGKRYTGEDVNSAVRNLSADMIESVQVFDGQSDRAAFSGFDDGNRIKTLNFVTKKDKRHGYVGKASAGYGTDERYMVGATVNYFNGDRRITATGLTNNINMFDFSIGETPGGGMRGRRGWGGGSPNGIINTDNFGLNYNDKWGKKIEVGGNYNYTNRDVINNQYRFRDFVNSDTTYTENSQNQDISDSHRFNFRLQYNINENNRLLVRPNISIQRNQSFTGRNASTIANGEELTNSINSDNADNTSLNIGNNILYSHRFGDSGRILTVDIDTRYTDTDGDTYQLENTSNFMDPERDVTRNQYINLSRSNFSWSGNLDYSQRLGENSRLQLEYNISNRNNDSDRRTYDYVENDGAYNNFNTPLSNTFQSDYVAQRFGPSYQYRTEKTTFQLNARYQYATLRGESQFPEQYRLKRDFTNVLPSAEYEYKFSKSTNLRINYSTSTNEPSVEQLQNVLDISNPLQPRIGNPNLDQEYQNRLFMRFRNFNAETNKVFFMGIFGTMTQKYIANSIYTRDVPFELPENYTYRPGARFSRPENLDGYWSVRSFFNYGQPVNFISSNLNLNGSVGYSRTPGMIDEEINYANNTNFRAGLSLSSNISENVDFNLSTTGSYNLVENTLRTNQNNNFYNHSTNLRLNTIIWKGIVYRTELNHQYNTGLSAGVDDSYLLWNMSLGKKVFRNQQGEISLSVNDLLKQNVSIQRNIAADYVEDVQSSVLQRYFMLTFTYNLRKFISGEATEMNQERRGNWGGRP
- a CDS encoding DUF2062 domain-containing protein, with translation MATNSVISDFLRRRLVQPVSNLLRQGMTPRSLAATVSAGCVIGVVPAIGVATILATAVAARFRLNIAATVLVSYLVQPLQLLLAIPFIRLGISFFGLGELRLTLSEMQAMFQADWLDAIGKLWMANLAGIAAWALLSVPVGVALYFILQPVLQRVLPKPSPLVVVEGEGATLEV
- a CDS encoding heme NO-binding domain-containing protein, translated to MHGIKNDLMHGSIFLFLKRYLESRHDYSTWIRILEEEGIDRVAAPYQMHGTYPVSELYTIMAKGALLEGIPYPEFQQDFGEFLVPDLLLVFKKFVNPSWKTYDMLQYIGSHMHGSIKLENADTNPPPLYVTKVGKNTLIIDYHSKRRMAGFAIGIVKGLARYFQEADRVNVMPATELLAERVQIRVEFDQVIPA